A genomic window from Cucumis melo cultivar AY chromosome 8, USDA_Cmelo_AY_1.0, whole genome shotgun sequence includes:
- the LOC103484990 gene encoding inositol-3-phosphate synthase, translated as MFIESFKVESPNVEYTANEIHSVYNYETTELVHELKNGSYQWTVKPKTVKYEFKTQTHVPKLGVMLVGWGGNNGCTLTGGVIANREGISWATKDKVQQANYFGSLTQASSIRVGSYNGEEIYAPFKSLLPMVNPDDIVFGGWDISDMNLADAMARAKVFDIDLQKQLRPYMESMVPLPGIYDPDFIAANQGSRANNVIRGTKREQVQQIISDIKEFKEKSKVDEVVVLWTANTERYSNVVVGLNDTMESLLASLDKNEAEISPSTLYAIACVLENVPFINGSPQNTFVPGLIDLAIRRNSLIGGDDFKSGQTKMKSVLVDFLVGAGIKPTSIVSYNHLGNNDGMNLSAPQTFRSKEISKSNVVDDMVSSNGILYEPGEHPDHVVVIKYVPYVGDSKRAMDEYTSEIFMGGKSTIVLHNTCEDSLLAAPIILDLVLLAELSTRIQLKAEGEGKFHSFHPVATILSYLTKAPLVPPGTPVVNALSKQRAMLENILRACVGLAPENNMILEYK; from the exons atgttCATTGAGAGCTTTAAGGTTGAGAGTCCAAATGTGGAGTACACAGCGAATGAGATTCATTCTGTGTACAACTATGAAACAACAGAACTTGTTCATGAGCTTAAGAATGGTAGCTATCAATGGACGGTGAAGCCCAAGACTGTCAAATACGAATTCAAAACTCAAACCCATGTCCCAAAACTAGG GGTTATGCTTGTTGGATGGGGTGGAAACAATGGTTGTACTCTTACAGGGGGAGTTATTGCCAATAGAGA AGGGATCTCCTGGGCAACTAAGGATAAAGTTCAACAAGCCAATTATTTTGGATCATTGACTCAGGCTTCGTCCATCCGGGTGGGTTCTTACAATGGAGAGGAGATCTATGCCCCATTTAAAAGCCTGCTTCCTATG GTTAATCCAGATGACATTGTGTTTGGAGGTTGGGACATTAGTGACATGAACTTGGCAGATGCCATGGCAAGGGCCAAAGTGTTTGATATTGACCTACAAAAGCAGTTGAGGCCCTACATGGAATCCATGGTCCCACTTCCTGGGATCTACGATCCTGATTTCATTGCTGCTAATCAAGGTTCTCGAGCTAACAATGTGATTAGAGGAACCAAGAGAGAACAAGTCCAACAAATCATAAGTGATATCAA GGAGTTTAAGGAGAAGAGTAAAGTGGATGAAGTTGTTGTGCTTTGGACTGCCAACACAGAGAGATACAGCAATGTAGTTGTGGGGCTGAATGACACAATGGAGAGCCTTTTAGCTTCTTTGGACAAGAATGAGGCTGAAATATCTCCTTCTACCTTGTATGCCATAGCCTGTGTTCTTGAGAATGTTCCTTTTATCAATGGAAGCCCACAAAACACCTTCGTCCCAG GGTTGATTGATTTGGCTATTAGGAGAAACAGTTTGATAGGAGGAGATGACTTTAAGAGTGGTCAAACCAAGATGAAATCTGTCCTAGTAGATTTTCTAGTTGGTGCTGGTATTAAG CCAACTTCAATTGTGAGCTACAACCATCTTGGAAACAATGATGGAATGAATCTCTCTGCTCCACAAACCTTCCGCTCGAAAGAAATATCAAAGAGCAACGTGGTCGATGACATGGTCTCGAGCAATGGCATCTTGTATGAACCAGGGGAGCATCCAGACCATGTTGTAGTGATCAAG TATGTGCCATATGTTGGAGATAGCAAGAGAGCCATGGATGAGTACACATCAGAGATATTCATGGGTGGAAAGAGTACCATTGTACTGCACAACACATGCGAGGACTCCCTCTTGGCTGCTCCCATTATCCTTGATTTGGTTCTACTTGCTGAGCTAAGCACTCGCATCCAACTCAAGGCTGAAGGAGAG GGGAAGTTTCATTCTTTCCATCCAGTTGCTACAATACTGAGCTACCTCACCAAGGCACCTCTT GTTCCCCCAGGCACACCAGTTGTGAATGCACTATCAAAGCAAAGGGCAATGTTAGAGAACATTCTGAGGGCCTGTGTTGGGCTTGCTCCTGAGAATAATATGATTTTGGAATACAAGTGA